A window of Sphingomonas sp. Leaf357 contains these coding sequences:
- a CDS encoding sensor histidine kinase, with protein MPALSRPALKKPDLFTRPFFEQKSRAFWRLQAAGWTGYLILRSVSSISNGPSLDVIVPVVIESIVGYCITLLLSTLYGFYRGLPRISAILLTMVTLAVATLLYSVLDAFSFSFIKLANPGLNLNLVLGTVFLNFTVLAGWSALYFGINFYLIVEQQIDQLHALGNQASSAQLAMLRYQLNPHFLFNTLNSISTLVLLKQTERANAMLSRLSSFLRYTLANEPTAHVTIQQEVETLKLYLEIEKMRFEDRLRPRFEIDMRVEKARLPSLLLQPLVENAIKYAVTPKEEGAEIAVVARLAGDRVQIAVSDTGPGLNEMKARPSLSTGVGLANIRERLAQAYGPDHSFETRSLPSGGYEVEIEIPFQLDEPAREPAREVA; from the coding sequence ATGCCAGCCCTGTCCCGTCCGGCCCTCAAGAAGCCCGATCTCTTCACCCGGCCGTTCTTCGAACAGAAGAGCCGCGCGTTCTGGCGGCTGCAGGCGGCGGGATGGACCGGCTATCTCATCCTGCGCAGCGTCTCCAGCATCTCGAACGGTCCATCGCTCGACGTGATCGTGCCGGTGGTGATCGAGTCGATCGTCGGCTATTGCATCACGTTGCTGCTCTCCACGCTGTACGGTTTCTACCGTGGACTGCCGCGGATCAGTGCCATCCTGCTGACCATGGTGACGCTGGCGGTCGCGACCTTGCTCTATTCGGTGCTCGATGCCTTCTCCTTCTCGTTCATCAAGCTCGCCAATCCGGGGCTGAACCTGAACCTCGTGCTCGGCACCGTGTTCCTGAACTTCACCGTGCTGGCCGGCTGGTCGGCGCTGTATTTCGGGATCAACTTCTACCTGATCGTGGAACAGCAGATCGATCAGTTGCATGCACTGGGCAACCAGGCGTCGTCGGCGCAGCTGGCGATGCTGCGCTATCAGCTCAACCCGCATTTCCTGTTCAACACGCTGAATTCGATCTCCACGCTGGTGCTGCTGAAGCAGACCGAGCGCGCCAATGCGATGCTCAGCCGGCTCTCCTCCTTCCTGCGCTATACGCTGGCCAACGAGCCGACCGCGCATGTGACGATCCAGCAGGAGGTCGAGACGCTGAAACTGTATCTGGAGATCGAAAAGATGCGCTTCGAGGATCGGCTGCGCCCGCGCTTCGAGATCGACATGCGCGTCGAGAAGGCGAGATTGCCGTCGCTGCTGCTCCAGCCGCTGGTCGAAAACGCCATCAAATACGCCGTCACACCGAAGGAAGAAGGCGCCGAAATCGCCGTCGTCGCGCGGCTCGCCGGAGATCGCGTGCAGATCGCCGTATCCGACACCGGACCGGGCTTGAATGAAATGAAAGCGCGTCCAAGCCTTTCAACCGGGGTCGGCCTTGCCAATATCAGGGAGCGATTGGCGCAGGCTTACGGCCCCGATCATAGTTTCGAGACCCGTTCGCTGCCCAGCGGCGGGTATGAGGTCGAGATCGAGATACCCTTCCAGCTCGACGAGCCGGCAAGGGAACCGGCAAGAGAGGTTGCATGA
- a CDS encoding LytR/AlgR family response regulator transcription factor, which produces MTIRTILVDDEPLAIQGLELRLQAHEDVEIIDKCQNGREAIRAIKTHKPDLVFLDIQMPGFDGFSVVQGLMEVEPPLFVFVTAYSDHALKAFEAQAVDYLMKPVEESRLADTIERVRQRLAEKRGVEEVDRLKEVLAEVSPDTVTDIVDGGDQVSSNRFEKLINIKDRGQIFRVDVDTIERIDAAGDYMCIYTGDNTLILRETMKDLEKRLDPRRFQRVHRSTIVNLDLVKEVKPHTNGECFLVLQSNAQVKVSRSYRDVVARFVH; this is translated from the coding sequence ATGACGATTAGAACGATATTGGTCGATGACGAGCCGCTGGCGATCCAGGGGCTCGAACTTCGCCTGCAGGCGCACGAAGACGTCGAGATCATCGACAAGTGCCAGAATGGCCGCGAGGCGATCCGCGCGATCAAGACGCACAAGCCCGATCTGGTCTTCCTCGATATCCAGATGCCTGGATTCGACGGTTTTTCGGTCGTGCAGGGACTGATGGAAGTCGAGCCACCCCTGTTCGTGTTCGTCACCGCGTATAGCGATCATGCGCTGAAGGCGTTCGAGGCGCAGGCGGTGGATTATCTGATGAAGCCGGTCGAGGAATCGCGCCTGGCCGACACGATCGAACGCGTGCGCCAGCGCCTGGCCGAGAAGCGGGGCGTGGAGGAAGTCGATCGCCTGAAGGAAGTGCTGGCCGAGGTCTCGCCCGATACGGTGACCGATATCGTCGATGGCGGCGATCAGGTCTCGTCCAACCGCTTCGAGAAGCTGATCAACATCAAGGATCGCGGACAGATCTTCCGCGTCGATGTCGATACGATCGAGCGGATCGATGCGGCCGGCGATTACATGTGCATCTATACCGGCGACAACACGCTAATCCTGCGCGAGACGATGAAGGATCTGGAGAAGCGGCTCGATCCGCGCCGGTTCCAGCGCGTCCATCGCTCGACCATCGTCAATCTCGATCTGGTCAAGGAAGTGAAGCCGCACACCAATGGCGAATGCTTCCTGGTGCTGCAATCGAACGCGCAGGTTAAGGTGTCGCGATCGTACCGCGATGTCGTGGCGCGCTTCGTTCACTGA
- a CDS encoding isocitrate lyase/PEP mutase family protein, translating into MINTFRTFKALHVPGDPVILYNAWDVGSARAVADAGAKAIATGSLSVAAAQGFDDGEAMPLELALAGAARIAGAVSLPVTIDFEGGYAVDPDDVGENVARLAATGAIGCNFEDQVIGGEGLHPVEIQAARIAGARRAAGEAFFVNARTDIFLQAERETHSERMVEAAIVRAQAYEAAGASGFFAAGLADPALVEMLCAGTDLPVNVIPLPGGPDVGTLAAAGVARISYGPRPYRAMLKQVEEAAQAAFAWR; encoded by the coding sequence GTGATCAACACCTTTCGCACCTTCAAAGCGCTGCACGTTCCGGGCGATCCGGTGATCCTGTACAATGCGTGGGATGTCGGATCGGCTCGCGCCGTGGCCGATGCCGGTGCCAAGGCGATTGCGACCGGCAGCCTGTCGGTTGCGGCGGCGCAAGGCTTTGATGATGGCGAGGCGATGCCGCTCGAACTGGCGCTCGCCGGCGCGGCCCGGATCGCGGGCGCGGTGTCGTTGCCCGTCACAATCGATTTCGAGGGCGGCTATGCCGTCGATCCTGACGACGTGGGCGAGAATGTCGCCAGGCTAGCGGCGACGGGCGCGATCGGCTGCAATTTCGAGGATCAGGTGATCGGCGGCGAAGGGCTGCACCCGGTCGAGATTCAGGCGGCGCGGATCGCCGGGGCACGGCGCGCGGCGGGGGAGGCGTTCTTTGTCAACGCCCGCACCGACATCTTCCTGCAGGCAGAGCGCGAAACGCATAGCGAACGGATGGTCGAGGCCGCGATCGTGCGGGCTCAGGCCTATGAAGCGGCAGGGGCGAGCGGTTTCTTCGCCGCGGGCCTGGCCGATCCGGCGTTGGTCGAGATGCTCTGCGCCGGGACCGACCTGCCGGTGAACGTCATCCCCCTGCCCGGCGGGCCGGATGTCGGGACGCTGGCGGCGGCGGGCGTGGCGCGGATCAGTTACGGGCCGCGTCCGTATCGCGCGATGCTGAAGCAGGTGGAAGAGGCTGCGCAGGCGGCGTTTGCCTGGCGGTAG
- a CDS encoding DUF3297 family protein — protein MTDTPPDRLSSNPRSPFFDEEKLSRGIGIRFNDRERHDVEEYCLSEGWIRVALGKKVDRKGNPLTIKYSGPVEAWFERPANGAEEPTEG, from the coding sequence ATGACCGACACTCCCCCCGACCGCCTGTCCTCCAACCCGCGCAGCCCGTTCTTCGACGAAGAAAAGCTGTCGCGTGGCATCGGCATCCGCTTCAACGACCGCGAACGTCACGACGTCGAGGAATATTGCCTCTCCGAAGGCTGGATCCGAGTCGCGCTCGGCAAGAAGGTCGATCGCAAGGGGAATCCGCTGACGATCAAATATAGCGGCCCGGTCGAGGCTTGGTTCGAGCGTCCGGCTAATGGCGCGGAAGAGCCGACCGAGGGCTGA
- a CDS encoding EVE domain-containing protein, translated as MAYWLLKSEPESYGWDDLIAEKTTEWTGVRNPAAALHLKAMQVGDRAFFYHSGKPKAIVGVAEVTRTARQDGNEARWVSVEIKSVEAIEHPVTLAAMKAESKLSGMEMLRQSRLSVSPVSAAEWATILKMGA; from the coding sequence ATGGCCTATTGGCTGCTGAAATCGGAACCGGAGAGCTATGGCTGGGACGACCTGATCGCCGAAAAGACGACCGAATGGACCGGCGTGCGCAACCCCGCCGCGGCGTTGCATTTGAAGGCGATGCAGGTCGGCGACCGGGCATTCTTCTATCATTCGGGCAAACCCAAGGCGATCGTCGGCGTGGCCGAAGTGACGCGCACGGCCCGGCAGGACGGCAACGAGGCGCGCTGGGTTTCGGTCGAGATCAAATCGGTGGAGGCGATCGAACATCCGGTCACGCTCGCGGCGATGAAGGCCGAGTCGAAACTGTCGGGTATGGAGATGCTGCGCCAGTCGCGACTGTCCGTCTCTCCGGTCAGCGCCGCCGAATGGGCGACGATCCTGAAAATGGGTGCCTGA
- a CDS encoding cryptochrome/photolyase family protein, whose amino-acid sequence MTILIPVLGDQLSETLASLRDVERADAVVLMMEVRAEATYVRHHKKKIALIFSAMRHFADELRHAGWTVDYVALDDPATTHDFTGEVRRAAMRRKASGIRVVAGAEYRVRQMQNEWSDRTGLPVEILEDDRFVCPLSAFYTWAQGRKEYRMEYFYRDMRRRTGLLMTAEGKPEGGAWNYDKDNRETPPRGLNYPAPLRLKPDEITDAVLVLVEAEFGDHFGDLLPFELPVTRMQARQALAHFIATALPDFGRYQDAMVAGQHYLYHSVLSPCLNIGLLDPLEVCEAAVAAYERGDAPLNSVEGFVRQIIGWREYIRGMYWWDMPKFAGRNALAAERPLPEFYWTGETDLRCLSESVGQTKREAYAHHIQRLMVLGNFALIAGVSPQAISDWFLVVYFDAYEWVELPNVIGMSQFADGGMIASKPYASGGAYINRMSDYCGRCRYDVKQKTGPDACPFNALYWDFLARHEKRLAGNMRMGNMYATWRRMSDDARAEYRASAAAFLETLEPAREGWARR is encoded by the coding sequence ATGACAATCCTCATCCCGGTCCTCGGCGACCAATTGTCCGAAACGCTCGCCAGTCTGCGGGATGTCGAACGCGCCGATGCGGTCGTGCTGATGATGGAGGTGCGCGCCGAGGCGACTTACGTCCGACACCATAAGAAGAAGATCGCGTTGATCTTCTCAGCGATGCGGCACTTTGCCGATGAATTGCGACATGCGGGGTGGACGGTCGATTACGTCGCGCTCGACGATCCGGCCACCACCCATGATTTCACCGGCGAGGTTCGACGCGCGGCCATGCGGCGCAAGGCGAGCGGCATCCGCGTGGTGGCGGGCGCGGAGTACCGGGTGCGGCAAATGCAGAACGAATGGTCCGATCGCACCGGCCTGCCGGTCGAGATCCTGGAGGACGACCGGTTCGTGTGCCCGCTGAGTGCCTTCTACACCTGGGCGCAGGGGCGGAAGGAATATCGCATGGAGTATTTCTATCGCGACATGCGCCGCCGCACCGGCCTGCTGATGACCGCCGAAGGCAAGCCCGAGGGCGGGGCGTGGAATTACGACAAGGACAATCGCGAGACGCCGCCGCGCGGGCTGAACTATCCAGCGCCTCTACGATTAAAGCCGGACGAGATCACCGACGCGGTGCTGGTACTGGTCGAGGCGGAGTTCGGCGACCATTTCGGGGATCTGCTGCCGTTCGAACTGCCGGTGACGCGCATGCAAGCGCGACAGGCGCTGGCCCATTTCATCGCCACGGCCCTGCCCGATTTCGGGCGCTATCAGGACGCGATGGTCGCCGGGCAGCACTATCTCTACCACAGCGTGCTGTCGCCTTGCCTAAACATCGGCCTGCTCGATCCGCTGGAGGTGTGCGAGGCGGCGGTGGCGGCATACGAACGCGGGGACGCCCCGCTCAATTCGGTAGAAGGCTTCGTGCGCCAGATCATCGGCTGGCGGGAATATATTCGCGGCATGTATTGGTGGGACATGCCGAAATTCGCCGGGCGCAATGCGCTGGCGGCGGAGCGGCCGCTGCCGGAATTCTACTGGACGGGCGAGACCGATCTGCGCTGCCTGAGCGAAAGCGTGGGGCAGACGAAGCGCGAGGCCTATGCGCATCACATCCAGCGGTTGATGGTGCTGGGCAATTTCGCCCTGATCGCGGGCGTCAGCCCGCAGGCGATCTCCGATTGGTTTCTGGTGGTATATTTCGATGCGTACGAATGGGTCGAACTTCCCAACGTCATCGGTATGAGCCAGTTCGCCGATGGCGGAATGATCGCGTCCAAGCCCTATGCCTCGGGCGGGGCCTATATCAACCGCATGTCGGATTATTGCGGGCGCTGCCGCTACGACGTGAAGCAGAAGACTGGACCGGATGCGTGCCCGTTCAACGCGCTGTATTGGGATTTCCTGGCGCGGCACGAGAAGCGGCTCGCCGGGAACATGCGGATGGGCAATATGTACGCGACGTGGCGGCGGATGTCGGACGATGCGCGAGCGGAGTATCGGGCGAGCGCGGCGGCGTTTCTGGAGACGCTGGAGCCAGCGCGAGAGGGTTGGGCGCGGAGATAG
- the typA gene encoding translational GTPase TypA yields MSLRNVAIIAHVDHGKTTLVDQLFRQSGTFRDNQRVEERAMDSNDLEKERGITILAKPTSIEWDDGSGTLTRINIVDTPGHADFGGEVERILSMVDGVVLLVDSSEGAMPQTKFVTGKALALGLKPIVVVNKVDRPDERIQEVLDEVFDLFVSLDATDEQLDFPVLYASGRNGYASEDPARREGTLIPLFQKIVDHVPPPSADPDGPFKFLVTLLDRDPFLGRILTGLVYSGSVKTNMPIHALDNDGKIVETGRASKILTFRGLERVPTDEANAGDIISIAGLTTATVSNTICDTSVSEPLHAQPIDPPTLSMRFAVNDSPMAGREGSKVTSRMIRDRLAREAESNVAIKVTESEDKDSFEVAGRGELQLGVLIETMRREGFELGISRPRVLFGEDEEGKKTEPYETVIIDVDDEYSGTVVEKMNIRKAEMTDMRPSGGGKTRITFSAPSRGMIGYHGEFLSDTRGTGIMNRLFEKYGPHKGKIEGRKNGVLISNGAGEANSYALGPLEERGILFVGHGEQLYEGMVVGENAKPDDLEVNPMKTKQLTNFRASGGKDDAIRLTPPKKMTLEQAIAYVDDDEMVEVTPKTIRLRKRYLDANERKRASRAKVAA; encoded by the coding sequence ATGAGCCTCCGCAATGTGGCGATCATCGCGCACGTCGATCATGGCAAGACCACCCTGGTCGACCAGCTGTTCCGCCAGTCCGGCACGTTCCGCGACAACCAGCGCGTCGAAGAGCGGGCGATGGATTCGAACGACCTCGAAAAAGAGCGCGGAATCACGATTCTCGCCAAGCCGACCTCGATCGAATGGGACGATGGCAGCGGCACGCTGACGCGCATCAACATCGTCGACACGCCCGGCCACGCCGATTTCGGCGGTGAGGTGGAGCGCATCCTGTCGATGGTCGACGGCGTCGTCCTGCTGGTCGATTCGTCGGAAGGCGCGATGCCGCAGACGAAGTTCGTGACCGGCAAGGCGCTGGCGCTCGGGCTGAAGCCGATCGTCGTCGTCAACAAGGTCGATCGCCCCGATGAGCGCATCCAGGAAGTGCTCGACGAAGTGTTCGACCTGTTCGTGTCGCTCGACGCAACCGACGAACAGCTCGATTTCCCCGTGCTCTACGCCTCGGGCCGCAACGGTTACGCCAGCGAGGATCCCGCGCGCCGCGAAGGGACGCTGATCCCGCTGTTCCAGAAGATCGTCGATCACGTGCCGCCACCCTCGGCCGATCCGGATGGTCCGTTTAAGTTCCTGGTGACCCTGCTGGATCGTGATCCGTTCCTCGGCCGCATTCTCACCGGCCTGGTCTATTCGGGTTCGGTCAAGACCAACATGCCGATCCACGCGCTGGATAACGACGGCAAGATCGTCGAGACCGGTCGCGCGTCCAAGATCCTGACCTTCCGTGGTCTCGAGCGCGTGCCGACCGACGAAGCCAATGCCGGCGACATCATTTCGATCGCGGGTCTGACCACGGCGACCGTTTCGAACACGATCTGCGACACGAGCGTCAGCGAGCCGCTGCACGCCCAGCCGATCGATCCGCCGACGCTGTCGATGCGCTTCGCCGTTAACGACTCGCCGATGGCGGGCCGCGAGGGCAGCAAGGTGACGAGCCGCATGATCCGCGACCGCCTGGCGCGCGAAGCCGAATCCAACGTCGCGATCAAGGTGACCGAGAGCGAGGACAAGGACAGCTTCGAAGTCGCCGGCCGTGGCGAGCTTCAGCTCGGCGTGCTGATCGAGACGATGCGCCGCGAAGGCTTCGAACTCGGCATCAGCCGCCCGCGCGTGCTGTTCGGCGAGGACGAAGAAGGCAAGAAGACCGAGCCGTACGAAACCGTCATCATCGACGTGGACGACGAATATTCGGGCACGGTCGTCGAGAAGATGAACATCCGCAAGGCCGAGATGACCGACATGCGTCCCTCGGGCGGCGGCAAGACCCGCATCACCTTCTCGGCACCGTCGCGCGGGATGATCGGCTATCACGGCGAATTCCTGTCCGACACGCGCGGCACCGGCATCATGAACCGGCTGTTCGAGAAATACGGGCCCCACAAGGGCAAGATCGAAGGCCGCAAGAACGGCGTGCTGATCTCGAACGGCGCGGGCGAGGCGAACAGCTATGCGCTCGGCCCGCTGGAAGAGCGCGGCATCCTGTTCGTCGGGCATGGCGAGCAGCTCTACGAGGGCATGGTCGTCGGCGAGAATGCCAAGCCGGATGACCTCGAAGTCAATCCGATGAAGACCAAGCAGCTGACCAACTTCCGCGCGTCGGGCGGCAAGGACGACGCGATCCGCCTGACCCCGCCGAAGAAGATGACGCTGGAGCAGGCCATCGCCTATGTCGACGATGACGAGATGGTCGAGGTGACACCGAAGACGATCCGGCTGCGCAAGCGCTATCTGGATGCGAACGAGCGCAAGCGCGCAAGCCGCGCCAAGGTCGCAGCGTAA
- a CDS encoding TonB-dependent receptor, producing the protein MNKNFAGGGIAALLACTSTGALAQVADQPVPAIEASSEDIVVTAQKSEQRIQDVPITVTALTGQHMADIGVNSLSEMALFVPGLRIQEQSANNPGIVIRGITSDSGSAQQGARVTLYYNGIDISRSRGAYQDLFDLERIEVVKGPQATLFGTAAAIGAVSIISAAPRPGVSGGINATYGNYNRTQVSGFINAGNDTLAGRLAFAYKYRDGYVRNIAGDPSVPNQNQGKIDQDDLNGQDQRGIRGSLRWTPNSSLRADLVLTYDGQRNPGTAFKSRAFAPTGGQTGDYGYAELSGSPYSAAILGNAKLGLTRNVYDANLTVSVDVAPGITFTSVNGYRRFDSNEVFDADGGPAWYLEFAEDAKGDQWSHESRFNFKGDHYRASFGFNAFFENGYQRVPFSTEEGTYIACSVAGAYLPFRNLLNANGIPTGTACVAPNGTIPAATRASGVLSGGRLTQVPYASVFTNFGNNDTYSLFADATWIPTPKLEITVGARALIEDRQSGYSSTQPNSVLLAAIGVNTSLLGTANTNGRKFEAEKSFSAFLPRVNALYRVTEDVNVYATVSKGRRSPVVQLAATTVGGVVVPNLQIVPDEVVWNYEGGVKGKVGPFSGSIGIFYQNYNGFQVSVTNNGVTTTQSAGSAKNIGVEAEGNLRLGRALQLFGTFAYIDGKIDRNSTFAPTFAGARFRLQPAYTASGGATLRLPFNDAASFYATPSATYQSKVFFELPNSEAISQRGYVLANIRAGVELARGRYSIGGFARNVLDRRYLIDAGNTGGGFGVPTYISGEPRFYGVELGAKF; encoded by the coding sequence TGAACAAGAATTTCGCCGGTGGCGGCATCGCCGCGTTGCTCGCCTGCACGTCCACCGGCGCGCTCGCCCAGGTCGCCGATCAGCCCGTTCCGGCAATCGAGGCCAGCAGCGAGGACATCGTCGTCACCGCCCAGAAAAGCGAGCAGCGCATCCAGGACGTGCCGATCACCGTCACCGCGCTTACCGGCCAGCACATGGCCGATATCGGCGTCAACTCGCTGTCGGAGATGGCGCTGTTCGTGCCCGGCCTGCGCATCCAGGAGCAGAGCGCGAACAATCCCGGGATCGTCATTCGCGGCATCACCTCGGATAGCGGATCGGCGCAGCAAGGCGCGCGCGTGACGCTCTACTATAACGGCATCGATATTTCGCGGTCGCGCGGAGCGTATCAGGATCTGTTCGACCTGGAGCGGATCGAAGTGGTGAAGGGCCCGCAGGCTACCCTGTTCGGTACCGCCGCCGCGATCGGCGCAGTCAGCATCATCTCCGCCGCGCCTCGTCCCGGCGTCTCGGGCGGGATCAACGCGACCTACGGCAATTACAATCGCACGCAGGTGTCGGGCTTCATCAATGCCGGCAACGATACCCTCGCCGGCCGTCTCGCCTTCGCCTACAAATATCGTGACGGCTATGTCCGCAACATCGCCGGCGACCCTAGCGTGCCGAACCAGAACCAGGGCAAGATCGATCAGGACGATCTGAACGGCCAGGATCAACGCGGCATTCGCGGATCGCTGCGCTGGACGCCGAACAGCAGCCTGCGCGCCGATCTCGTCCTCACCTATGACGGTCAGCGCAACCCCGGCACCGCCTTCAAGAGCCGCGCCTTCGCCCCAACCGGCGGGCAGACCGGCGATTACGGCTATGCCGAACTCTCCGGCTCGCCGTACAGTGCCGCGATCCTCGGCAACGCCAAGCTCGGCCTGACGCGCAACGTCTATGACGCGAACCTGACCGTCTCGGTCGATGTCGCGCCGGGCATCACCTTCACCAGCGTCAACGGCTATCGCCGCTTCGACAGCAACGAGGTGTTCGATGCCGATGGCGGACCGGCTTGGTATCTCGAATTCGCCGAGGATGCGAAGGGCGACCAATGGAGCCATGAGAGCCGCTTCAACTTCAAGGGCGATCATTATCGCGCCTCGTTCGGCTTCAACGCCTTTTTCGAGAACGGCTATCAGCGCGTTCCGTTCTCGACCGAGGAGGGCACCTATATCGCCTGTTCGGTGGCTGGTGCCTATCTGCCGTTCCGCAACCTGTTGAACGCCAACGGCATCCCGACCGGCACCGCCTGCGTCGCGCCGAACGGTACGATCCCGGCCGCGACGCGCGCCAGCGGTGTGCTGAGCGGCGGACGGCTGACGCAAGTGCCATATGCCTCGGTATTCACCAATTTCGGCAATAACGACACCTATTCGCTATTTGCCGACGCAACGTGGATTCCCACGCCAAAGCTGGAGATCACCGTCGGCGCACGCGCGCTGATCGAGGATCGGCAGTCTGGCTACAGCTCGACCCAGCCCAATTCGGTCCTGCTGGCGGCCATCGGCGTGAACACCAGCCTGCTTGGCACCGCCAACACCAACGGCCGCAAGTTCGAAGCGGAAAAGAGCTTTTCGGCGTTCCTGCCGCGCGTCAACGCGCTGTACCGGGTCACGGAGGACGTCAACGTCTACGCAACGGTCAGCAAGGGCCGCCGTTCGCCGGTGGTGCAACTGGCCGCGACGACGGTCGGCGGCGTGGTGGTGCCGAACCTGCAGATCGTTCCGGACGAAGTGGTGTGGAACTACGAAGGCGGCGTGAAGGGCAAGGTCGGCCCGTTCAGCGGATCGATCGGAATCTTCTATCAGAATTACAACGGCTTCCAGGTGTCTGTCACCAATAACGGCGTCACCACGACGCAGAGCGCGGGCTCGGCGAAGAATATCGGCGTCGAGGCCGAGGGCAATTTGCGCCTGGGCCGCGCGCTGCAACTCTTCGGCACGTTCGCCTATATCGACGGCAAGATCGACCGGAACTCGACCTTTGCGCCGACCTTCGCCGGCGCACGTTTCCGCCTGCAGCCGGCCTATACCGCGTCGGGCGGCGCGACGCTGCGTCTGCCGTTCAACGACGCAGCCAGTTTTTATGCCACGCCCTCGGCGACCTATCAGAGCAAGGTGTTCTTCGAACTGCCCAACAGCGAGGCGATCAGCCAACGGGGCTATGTGCTCGCCAATATCCGCGCCGGTGTCGAACTGGCGCGGGGCCGCTATTCGATCGGCGGCTTTGCGCGCAACGTGCTCGACAGGCGCTATCTGATCGATGCCGGCAATACCGGCGGCGGCTTTGGCGTGCCGACCTACATTTCGGGCGAGCCGCGCTTCTACGGCGTGGAACTCGGCGCGAAATTCTGA